The Trichocoleus desertorum ATA4-8-CV12 genome contains a region encoding:
- a CDS encoding pentapeptide repeat-containing protein, whose translation MNTKELQSRYSAGQRDFRNLNLMAANLRNLNFSGANFTGSNFRGANLTSTNLSQANLTDVNFTGANLTKTNLTRANLKNANLTHVDLTDTNLNHAYLSDAIMPDAAGVKVGSGSGAVALSQDVM comes from the coding sequence ATGAATACCAAAGAACTCCAAAGCCGCTACTCAGCTGGTCAAAGGGACTTCAGAAACCTAAATCTGATGGCTGCGAATCTGAGAAATCTCAACTTCAGTGGGGCTAATTTTACTGGGTCCAATTTCCGAGGCGCTAACCTAACTAGCACCAATTTGAGTCAAGCCAATCTGACTGATGTCAATTTCACGGGAGCCAACTTAACCAAAACCAATCTAACCAGAGCCAACTTAAAGAACGCGAATCTGACTCATGTCGATCTCACGGACACAAATCTGAATCATGCTTACCTGTCTGATGCCATCATGCCTGATGCAGCTGGGGTGAAGGTAGGCTCTGGTAGTGGTGCTGTGGCTCTGTCTCAAGATGTGATGTAG
- the rpsU gene encoding 30S ribosomal protein S21, protein MAQIILNEHEGIEAAIHRFKREVSQAKIFPDTKQHRHLETPSVETPSEKHIGKAIAKPRQPKKYSRH, encoded by the coding sequence ATGGCCCAGATAATTCTGAATGAACATGAAGGAATTGAGGCAGCAATCCATCGATTCAAGCGGGAAGTTTCGCAGGCAAAAATTTTCCCCGATACAAAGCAGCATCGTCATCTAGAAACGCCTAGCGTAGAAACGCCGAGCGAAAAACACATAGGCAAAGCCATTGCCAAGCCTAGACAGCCGAAAAAATATTCTCGTCATTAA